One region of Haloprofundus salilacus genomic DNA includes:
- a CDS encoding PLP-dependent cysteine synthase family protein produces the protein MDASILDTIGSPLVQLQSPEGATVAAKIESKNPGGSAKDRPALAMVEAAERDGTLSPGDELVEPTSGNTGIGLAVVAAAKGYDITIVMPKSKSPERRRIMKAYGASLELVDGDISDAKARADELEAEGRMVQLRQFENEANPEAHYRTTAEEILEQVEGREVDALVAGVGTGGTLSGLGRRLREEFPAMEVVAVEPEDSAVLSGREPEGDSFQGMGPGFISPNLDTDLLDDVITVSLDDAEAECRRLAREEGILVGQSSGASNLAAQQVAERLARPDLNCPEVPDAVTQRIEADGGTAAPTDYDDCPLVVTVFWDSGERYMSTGMFDGGPRATDGGSP, from the coding sequence ATGGACGCGAGCATCCTCGATACTATCGGCTCGCCGCTGGTACAACTCCAGTCGCCAGAGGGCGCGACGGTGGCGGCGAAGATAGAGTCGAAGAACCCCGGCGGTTCGGCGAAGGACCGGCCGGCGCTGGCGATGGTCGAGGCCGCAGAGCGCGACGGAACGCTCTCGCCCGGCGACGAACTCGTCGAACCAACGAGCGGGAACACGGGTATCGGTCTGGCGGTCGTCGCCGCCGCGAAAGGCTACGACATCACTATCGTGATGCCAAAGTCGAAGTCGCCCGAGCGCCGCCGGATTATGAAAGCCTACGGCGCGAGCCTCGAACTCGTCGACGGCGACATCTCCGACGCGAAGGCGCGCGCCGACGAACTCGAAGCCGAAGGCAGGATGGTCCAGCTCCGCCAGTTCGAGAACGAGGCGAACCCGGAGGCGCACTACCGCACGACGGCCGAGGAGATTCTTGAACAGGTCGAGGGCCGCGAGGTCGACGCGCTCGTCGCCGGCGTCGGCACCGGCGGCACCCTGTCGGGCCTCGGCCGCCGCCTCCGCGAGGAGTTCCCCGCGATGGAGGTCGTCGCGGTCGAACCCGAAGACAGCGCCGTCCTCTCCGGCAGAGAGCCGGAGGGCGACAGCTTTCAAGGGATGGGTCCGGGCTTCATTAGCCCGAACCTCGACACCGACCTTCTGGACGACGTGATAACCGTCTCGCTCGACGACGCCGAGGCCGAGTGTCGCCGCCTCGCCCGTGAAGAGGGAATCTTGGTCGGTCAGTCGAGCGGCGCGTCGAATCTCGCCGCCCAGCAGGTCGCCGAGCGCCTCGCGCGACCCGACCTGAACTGTCCGGAGGTTCCGGACGCGGTGACGCAGCGCATCGAGGCGGACGGCGGGACCGCGGCCCCCACCGACTACGACGACTGCCCGCTCGTGGTCACCGTCTTCTGGGACAGCGGCGAGCGCTACATGTCGACGGGGATGTTCGACGGTGGACCCCGCGCCACCGACGGTGGGTCGCCGTAA
- the purD gene encoding phosphoribosylamine--glycine ligase yields MTETVLLIGGGGREHAIAQSLAQDCDLYACASNRNPGIDALAEGFERVDEADADAIVHYAEDVEATLAVVGPESALAAGVVDALENVGVYAFGPRKMDARIETDKAFQRRFMVENDVLGCPDFETFYDIEAACAYIDQYDGDVAVKPAGLTGGKGVKVTGDQVTKEEAKKYLRTEKYEQVVIEERFVGEEFTVQAFVANGEVRPTPAVQDHKRAYEGDEGPNTGGMGSYSDAERFLPFMDDGDYDEAVDVLESVVSALPDYRGVLYGQFMLTADGVRVVEFNARFGDPEAMNTLPVLETPFLDVLVSARDDNPLPALEFAPTATVCKYAVPEGYPTNPESGARIEVDEESVTRAGDGLLFYASVEEREDGLYTSTSRSFAIVGLGDTIAAAEAVAADALTAAGDGLRIRHDIGTAELVERRVDHMSQLRG; encoded by the coding sequence ATGACGGAGACGGTGCTTCTCATCGGCGGAGGCGGCCGCGAACACGCAATCGCCCAGTCGCTCGCCCAGGACTGCGACCTGTACGCCTGCGCGAGCAACCGAAATCCCGGTATCGACGCGCTCGCCGAGGGCTTCGAGCGAGTCGACGAGGCGGACGCCGACGCCATCGTCCACTACGCCGAGGACGTGGAGGCGACGCTCGCCGTCGTCGGTCCCGAATCCGCGCTCGCGGCGGGCGTCGTCGACGCGCTCGAAAACGTCGGCGTCTACGCGTTCGGCCCGCGGAAGATGGACGCCCGCATCGAGACGGACAAGGCGTTCCAGCGCCGGTTCATGGTCGAAAACGACGTTCTCGGCTGTCCCGACTTCGAAACGTTCTACGACATCGAAGCAGCCTGCGCGTACATCGACCAGTACGATGGCGACGTGGCAGTCAAGCCCGCCGGCCTCACCGGCGGGAAAGGCGTGAAAGTGACCGGCGACCAGGTGACCAAAGAGGAGGCGAAAAAGTACCTCCGCACCGAGAAGTACGAACAGGTCGTCATCGAGGAGCGGTTCGTCGGCGAGGAGTTCACCGTGCAGGCGTTTGTCGCCAACGGCGAGGTTCGGCCGACGCCCGCCGTCCAGGACCACAAGCGCGCCTACGAGGGCGACGAGGGACCGAACACCGGCGGGATGGGCAGTTACAGCGACGCCGAGCGATTCCTGCCGTTCATGGACGACGGCGACTACGACGAGGCCGTCGACGTTCTGGAGTCCGTCGTCTCGGCGCTGCCCGACTACCGGGGCGTTCTCTACGGGCAGTTCATGCTCACGGCCGACGGCGTCCGCGTCGTCGAGTTCAACGCCCGGTTCGGCGACCCGGAGGCGATGAACACGTTGCCCGTACTCGAGACGCCGTTCCTCGACGTGCTCGTCTCCGCTCGCGACGACAACCCCCTTCCCGCGCTTGAGTTCGCGCCGACGGCGACGGTGTGCAAGTACGCTGTGCCGGAGGGCTACCCGACCAACCCCGAGTCGGGCGCGCGAATCGAAGTCGACGAAGAGAGCGTGACGCGGGCCGGCGACGGCCTACTGTTCTACGCGAGCGTCGAGGAGCGCGAGGACGGACTGTACACGAGCACGTCCCGGTCGTTCGCCATCGTCGGTCTCGGCGACACCATCGCGGCAGCGGAAGCCGTCGCGGCGGACGCGCTCACGGCGGCGGGCGATGGACTCCGCATCCGCCACGACATCGGCACCGCGGAATTGGTCGAGCGGCGCGTCGACCACATGTCCCAGTTACGGGGTTGA
- the dacZ gene encoding diadenylate cyclase DacZ: protein MSMLADFLNDLVADVDGLFLFSPSSSFYERFENVETGLVVVAPQNAVDAEQFVELPLEFENVRDRVRFGIEGAMDEGLVDGGDVIACALGTFGEDSDTLIRVRADEKMHSGMYDLFTNSRADPSVIRDVFEVAIELGKKGQKGSPVGALFVVGDAGKVMNKSRPLSYNPFEKSHVHVGDPIVNVMLKEFSRLDGAFVISDSGKIVSAYRYLEPGAEGVDIPKGLGARHMAGGAITRDTNATAIVLSESDGLVRAFKGGRLILELDPEDY from the coding sequence ATGTCAATGCTGGCTGACTTCTTGAACGACCTCGTCGCCGACGTAGACGGCCTGTTTCTGTTCTCTCCGAGCAGTTCGTTCTACGAACGATTCGAGAACGTCGAGACCGGTCTCGTCGTCGTCGCGCCGCAGAACGCCGTCGACGCCGAGCAGTTCGTCGAACTGCCGCTGGAGTTCGAGAACGTCCGCGACCGCGTTCGCTTCGGCATCGAGGGTGCGATGGACGAGGGACTCGTCGACGGCGGCGACGTCATCGCCTGCGCGCTCGGGACGTTCGGCGAGGACAGCGACACGCTGATCCGGGTCCGCGCCGACGAGAAGATGCACTCGGGGATGTACGACCTGTTCACGAACTCGCGGGCGGACCCGAGCGTCATCCGCGACGTGTTCGAAGTCGCCATCGAACTCGGGAAGAAAGGCCAGAAAGGCAGCCCCGTCGGCGCGCTGTTCGTCGTCGGCGATGCCGGGAAGGTGATGAACAAATCCCGACCGCTCAGCTACAACCCCTTCGAGAAGAGCCACGTCCACGTCGGCGACCCCATCGTCAACGTGATGCTCAAGGAGTTCTCACGCCTCGACGGTGCGTTCGTCATCTCCGACTCGGGCAAAATCGTCTCCGCGTACCGCTACCTCGAACCCGGTGCGGAGGGCGTCGACATCCCGAAGGGTCTCGGTGCACGTCACATGGCGGGTGGCGCGATAACCCGCGACACGAACGCGACGGCCATCGTGCTCTCGGAGTCGGACGGGCTCGTCCGAGCGTTCAAAGGCGGTCGGTTGATACTCGAACTCGACCCGGAGGACTACTGA
- a CDS encoding cold-shock protein produces MANGTVDFFNDTGGYGFITTEDSDDDVFFHMEDVGGEDLTEGTEIEFDIEQAPKGPRATNVVRA; encoded by the coding sequence ATGGCAAACGGTACGGTTGATTTCTTCAACGACACAGGCGGTTACGGCTTCATCACGACTGAGGACTCTGACGACGACGTGTTCTTCCACATGGAAGATGTCGGCGGCGAGGATCTGACGGAAGGAACTGAAATCGAGTTCGACATCGAACAGGCCCCCAAGGGCCCGCGCGCAACGAACGTCGTTCGCGCATAA
- a CDS encoding thioredoxin domain-containing protein translates to MTDPTGRNRLDEEQSPYLRQHAENPVNWQPWDDAALSAARERDVPIFLSIGYSACHWCHVMADESFEDDAVAELLNEEFIPVKVDREERPDLDGVYQSICQLVSGRGGWPLSVWLTPEGKPFFVGTYFPPESRQGMPGFLDLLRDLSRSWEDDREKIENRADQWTAAVRDELEDTPDSPGEMPDDELLGTAAQAALRSADREYGGFGSGGPKFPQPTRLGLLMQTYARTGRDQALAVVTETLDAMSTGGLYDHVGGGFHRYATDRDWTVPHFEKMLYDNAELPRVYLDAYRLTGRPRYATVAQETLAFVERELTHDEGGFYSTLDAQSEGEEGKFYVWTPEAVRDAVDDETTANLVCDRYGITERGNFENGTTVLTLSARIEELAEEYNIDEDEVEERLLDARTALYDAREERERPARDEKILAGWNGLMISAFAAGTQTLDPALAATGEAALSFVREHLWDDDEKRLSRRFKSGDVKGPGYLEDYAFLARGAFDLYQATGEVEQLSFALDLARTIEAEFWDAEEQTLYFTPESGEALVARPQERRDQSTPSSLGVAVDVLLDLDYFAPDAEFGRIAEEVLATHANRLRGSPLEHGSLVLAAEKHRRGALELTVAADKLPDDWWEVLAGRYLPATILTRRPETDAELDSWLETLGVDEAPPIWAGREAVDGNPTVYACENFTCSPPQTDIRSALDWALANEN, encoded by the coding sequence ATGACCGACCCGACGGGCCGAAACCGCCTCGACGAGGAACAGTCGCCGTACCTCCGGCAGCACGCGGAAAACCCCGTCAACTGGCAGCCGTGGGACGACGCGGCGCTCTCGGCCGCCCGCGAGCGCGACGTGCCCATCTTCCTCTCCATCGGTTACTCCGCCTGCCACTGGTGTCACGTGATGGCCGACGAGAGCTTCGAAGACGACGCCGTCGCCGAACTGCTCAACGAGGAGTTCATCCCGGTCAAAGTCGACCGCGAGGAGCGGCCGGACCTCGACGGCGTCTACCAGAGCATCTGCCAGCTCGTCTCCGGGCGCGGCGGGTGGCCGCTCTCCGTCTGGCTCACCCCCGAGGGCAAACCGTTCTTCGTCGGCACCTACTTCCCGCCGGAGTCGCGTCAGGGGATGCCCGGCTTCCTCGACCTCCTGCGCGACCTCTCGCGGTCGTGGGAGGACGACCGCGAGAAGATCGAGAACCGCGCCGATCAGTGGACTGCGGCCGTCCGCGACGAGTTAGAGGATACCCCCGACTCACCGGGCGAGATGCCGGACGACGAACTGCTCGGCACGGCGGCGCAGGCAGCGCTTCGGAGCGCCGACCGCGAGTACGGCGGCTTCGGCAGCGGCGGCCCGAAGTTCCCCCAACCGACGCGCCTCGGCCTGTTGATGCAGACGTACGCTCGGACCGGTCGGGACCAGGCGCTCGCCGTCGTCACCGAGACGCTCGACGCGATGTCGACCGGCGGCCTGTACGACCACGTCGGCGGCGGCTTCCACCGCTACGCGACCGACCGCGACTGGACCGTCCCGCACTTTGAGAAGATGCTGTACGACAACGCCGAACTCCCGCGCGTCTACCTCGACGCCTACCGCCTCACCGGCCGCCCCCGCTACGCGACGGTAGCCCAGGAGACGCTCGCGTTCGTCGAGCGCGAACTCACCCACGACGAAGGAGGATTCTACAGCACGCTCGACGCGCAGAGCGAAGGCGAAGAGGGTAAGTTCTACGTGTGGACGCCCGAGGCGGTCCGCGACGCCGTCGACGACGAGACGACGGCCAACCTCGTCTGCGACCGCTACGGCATCACCGAGCGTGGGAACTTCGAGAACGGCACCACTGTCCTCACGCTCTCTGCTCGCATCGAGGAACTCGCCGAGGAGTACAACATCGACGAGGACGAGGTCGAAGAACGACTGTTGGACGCGCGAACGGCGCTGTACGATGCCCGTGAGGAGCGCGAACGCCCTGCCCGCGACGAGAAGATTCTCGCGGGGTGGAACGGACTGATGATATCGGCGTTCGCCGCGGGCACGCAGACTCTCGATCCGGCGCTCGCGGCGACGGGCGAGGCGGCGCTGTCGTTCGTCCGCGAACATCTCTGGGACGACGACGAGAAACGACTCTCGCGGCGGTTCAAGTCGGGCGACGTGAAGGGCCCGGGCTACCTCGAAGATTACGCGTTCCTCGCCCGCGGGGCGTTCGACCTGTATCAGGCGACCGGCGAGGTGGAACAGCTCTCGTTCGCGCTAGACCTCGCGCGGACCATCGAAGCCGAGTTCTGGGACGCCGAGGAGCAGACGCTCTACTTCACGCCCGAGAGCGGCGAGGCGCTCGTCGCCCGCCCGCAGGAGCGCCGCGACCAGTCAACGCCGTCGAGTCTCGGTGTCGCCGTCGACGTGTTGCTCGATCTGGACTACTTCGCGCCCGACGCCGAGTTCGGGCGTATCGCCGAGGAGGTGCTGGCGACGCACGCGAACCGCCTCCGCGGGAGTCCGCTCGAACACGGTTCGCTCGTGCTCGCGGCCGAGAAACACCGCCGAGGCGCGCTCGAACTCACCGTCGCGGCCGACAAACTGCCCGACGACTGGTGGGAGGTCCTCGCTGGGAGGTACCTCCCGGCGACGATTCTGACGCGCCGCCCCGAGACGGACGCCGAACTCGACTCGTGGCTCGAAACGCTCGGCGTCGACGAGGCGCCGCCCATCTGGGCCGGCCGCGAGGCCGTCGACGGCAACCCGACGGTGTACGCCTGCGAGAACTTCACCTGCTCGCCGCCGCAGACCGATATCCGGTCGGCGCTAGACTGGGCACTGGCGAACGAGAACTGA
- a CDS encoding mechanosensitive ion channel domain-containing protein codes for MQLEVGQILNAIRPRIWLALGVLALGIMLSIIVGAVNRRLLERAGLAGVIEGTGFERLAQGLGTSTISIVSQLSTYFLIGLTIVVALTVADVGYTDTFWTRLVAFLPRLFVALLILIGGILVGDKVELLVAERLRGVKLPEIGLIPTLAKYSVFYLAVLVALSQVNINTLALVVLLAAYAFALVAFTSLAFKDMLSSAAAGIYLLLNQPYTIGDEVRLGDQSGIVQEVDMLVTRVETDNREYIIPNRAVFEEGIVRVYD; via the coding sequence ATGCAACTGGAGGTGGGACAGATACTCAACGCGATTCGACCCCGGATCTGGCTCGCGCTCGGCGTGCTCGCGCTCGGTATCATGCTCAGTATCATCGTCGGAGCGGTCAACCGCCGCCTGCTCGAACGGGCGGGGCTGGCGGGCGTCATCGAGGGGACCGGATTCGAGCGCCTCGCGCAGGGTCTCGGCACCTCGACGATCTCCATCGTCTCGCAGCTCAGCACGTACTTTCTCATCGGTCTTACCATCGTCGTCGCGCTCACCGTCGCCGACGTCGGCTACACCGACACCTTCTGGACGCGTCTCGTGGCGTTTCTGCCCCGCCTGTTCGTCGCGCTGCTCATCCTCATCGGCGGCATCCTCGTCGGCGACAAGGTCGAATTGCTCGTTGCCGAACGCCTGCGCGGCGTCAAACTCCCCGAAATCGGTCTCATCCCAACGCTCGCGAAGTACAGCGTCTTCTATCTCGCCGTCCTCGTCGCGCTCAGCCAAGTGAACATCAACACGCTCGCGCTCGTCGTCCTCCTCGCCGCCTACGCGTTCGCGCTCGTCGCCTTCACCTCCCTTGCGTTCAAGGACATGCTCTCGTCGGCGGCGGCGGGCATCTACCTGCTGTTGAACCAACCGTACACCATCGGCGACGAGGTCCGCCTCGGCGACCAGTCCGGTATCGTCCAGGAGGTCGACATGCTCGTCACGCGCGTCGAAACCGACAACCGAGAGTACATCATCCCCAACCGCGCCGTCTTCGAAGAAGGCATCGTCCGCGTCTACGACTGA
- a CDS encoding DUF7344 domain-containing protein, giving the protein MSDDVFESDGGEYNWGSGYATQLLRDSRVTENLDTIFELLSITRLRYVLYYLYSMDDEVAELEDVVHAVCAYEVAGTEPDEPPSREQVKLDVHHSKLPRLDEAGIIDYDSRQNELRFYHSPSLEEWLEHARHMEID; this is encoded by the coding sequence ATGTCTGACGATGTGTTCGAGTCAGATGGTGGAGAATATAATTGGGGAAGCGGGTACGCGACCCAGTTGCTACGCGATTCGAGGGTCACTGAGAACCTTGATACTATATTTGAACTCTTAAGTATCACACGGCTCCGATACGTCCTCTATTACCTCTATAGTATGGACGACGAGGTTGCCGAGCTTGAAGATGTAGTTCATGCAGTATGTGCGTACGAGGTTGCTGGCACAGAACCAGACGAACCCCCATCACGGGAGCAGGTCAAACTTGATGTACACCATTCGAAGCTACCCCGTCTTGACGAGGCCGGAATCATTGACTACGATTCCCGACAAAATGAACTCCGCTTTTACCACTCACCCTCTCTTGAAGAGTGGCTTGAACATGCTCGGCACATGGAAATAGACTGA
- a CDS encoding GNAT family N-acetyltransferase yields MGHVSPQSKATPAEDGYVVRRYEPADRDQFLDLYEEVFEKARTPEWFNWRYGGPHTDEVRMFLAEKDGEIVGAEPFISFEICGGGETVSALQPADAMVHPDHRRNGLLTRITEAAIDHYTDAGPSFIFNFPNQAAIGAFLKLGWVQVGEVATAYRIQKPSAFLKSDRAKRMGPLADAFSAAGYRARDAATLAAARRRSDDEVTVTRHADIPSKRLAALYESAVSPRLHAPRTEAFYDWRFANPQWDTVAYTAKREGELVASIVTCTQASHGITTTKILDALPIVDAEAESEAFDRLLRVAIDDHDYVDTVAVAEDTIPPTVLSRLNFFRNDRFPMSIRGSPTPVVARPLVPEDETQWTVGGRHLADRADWCLSFAEQDTSV; encoded by the coding sequence ATGGGACACGTATCGCCTCAAAGTAAAGCGACACCGGCGGAAGACGGCTACGTCGTCCGTCGGTACGAGCCAGCCGACCGCGACCAGTTTCTCGACCTGTACGAAGAAGTGTTCGAGAAAGCTCGCACGCCCGAGTGGTTCAACTGGCGCTACGGCGGCCCGCACACCGACGAGGTTCGGATGTTTCTCGCAGAGAAAGACGGCGAAATCGTTGGCGCCGAGCCGTTCATCTCCTTCGAGATCTGCGGCGGCGGCGAGACGGTGTCGGCCCTCCAGCCCGCAGACGCGATGGTCCACCCCGACCACCGACGCAACGGCCTGCTGACGCGCATCACGGAGGCGGCCATCGACCACTATACCGACGCCGGTCCCTCGTTCATCTTCAACTTCCCGAACCAGGCGGCGATCGGCGCGTTTCTCAAACTCGGCTGGGTCCAAGTCGGCGAGGTGGCGACGGCGTACCGCATCCAGAAACCCTCGGCGTTCCTTAAATCCGACCGCGCGAAGCGGATGGGACCGCTCGCCGACGCGTTCTCGGCGGCTGGCTACCGCGCACGCGACGCGGCGACGCTCGCCGCCGCGCGCCGAAGAAGCGACGACGAGGTGACCGTGACGCGGCACGCCGATATCCCGTCGAAGCGCCTCGCCGCCCTCTACGAATCCGCCGTGTCGCCGCGACTCCACGCCCCGCGGACCGAGGCGTTCTACGACTGGCGTTTCGCGAACCCGCAGTGGGACACCGTGGCGTACACCGCCAAGCGCGAAGGCGAACTCGTCGCGAGCATCGTCACCTGTACGCAGGCTTCGCACGGCATCACGACGACAAAGATTCTCGACGCGCTGCCAATAGTCGACGCGGAGGCCGAAAGTGAGGCGTTCGACCGTCTTCTCCGCGTCGCAATCGACGACCACGACTACGTCGACACCGTCGCCGTCGCGGAAGACACCATTCCTCCGACGGTGCTCTCTCGGCTCAACTTCTTCCGCAACGACCGCTTCCCGATGTCGATCAGGGGGTCCCCGACGCCGGTCGTCGCTCGACCGTTGGTCCCCGAAGACGAGACGCAGTGGACCGTCGGCGGTCGGCATCTCGCCGACCGCGCCGACTGGTGCCTCTCGTTCGCCGAACAGGATACGAGCGTCTGA
- a CDS encoding tyrosine-type recombinase/integrase — protein MDGDETEPNRNIIIVSEPNRELLTEKEHVDYYEYRKSLLTWLLKFGKNPQRASGYSPYSVYSTGYRTAAFDRWVWQQDGHYVAPPTQEHASAFMEETAYSDVSDSTKGKQLEMLRRYSKWLQEQHGADKWEFPWTFTSGGGNNAPRDFLSLDERRKIRQAALAMDGNPAYGVEDTDALAVTDCSWKFTSIVWTSLDAALRPVEVGRAKVGWVDTENGVLRIPREESSKNEGNWTVSLTDRTTTALSRWLEERAEHPHYEDTDQLWLTRHRNKYGANELRRLLHKLCDDAEIDHTHRQMSWYTIRHSVGTYMTKERDLAATKAQLRHRNAKTTMKYDQVPVEDRRDALNRMG, from the coding sequence ATGGACGGAGACGAAACTGAACCCAATCGGAACATCATCATCGTCTCCGAACCCAACCGAGAACTGCTCACTGAGAAGGAGCACGTCGACTACTACGAGTACCGTAAATCGCTCCTGACGTGGCTTTTGAAATTCGGCAAGAACCCCCAGCGGGCCAGTGGGTACTCACCGTACTCAGTCTACAGTACCGGGTATCGTACCGCCGCGTTCGACCGCTGGGTGTGGCAACAGGACGGCCACTACGTCGCTCCACCAACGCAAGAGCACGCGAGCGCCTTCATGGAAGAAACCGCCTACAGCGACGTCTCTGACTCCACAAAAGGCAAGCAGTTAGAAATGCTTCGGCGGTACTCCAAGTGGCTTCAGGAGCAACACGGGGCCGACAAATGGGAGTTCCCGTGGACATTCACGAGCGGGGGCGGCAACAACGCACCCAGAGACTTCCTGTCCCTCGATGAACGCCGGAAGATTCGCCAAGCCGCTCTCGCTATGGATGGTAACCCAGCTTACGGTGTGGAGGACACAGACGCACTCGCTGTCACGGACTGTAGCTGGAAATTCACCTCAATCGTATGGACGAGTCTTGACGCCGCGCTCCGTCCAGTTGAGGTTGGGCGGGCGAAAGTTGGATGGGTGGATACCGAAAACGGTGTGCTCCGTATCCCGCGTGAAGAGTCCAGCAAGAACGAAGGGAACTGGACGGTGAGCCTGACCGACCGAACCACCACAGCGTTGAGTCGCTGGCTTGAGGAGCGGGCCGAACACCCCCATTACGAGGATACGGACCAGTTGTGGCTCACCCGCCACCGGAACAAGTACGGTGCGAACGAACTCCGGAGACTCTTACACAAGCTCTGTGACGACGCCGAGATAGACCACACACACCGGCAAATGTCGTGGTACACTATTCGCCACTCGGTCGGGACGTACATGACCAAGGAACGCGACCTTGCCGCGACGAAAGCACAGCTCCGTCACCGGAACGCGAAGACGACGATGAAATACGACCAAGTGCCGGTTGAAGACCGCCGCGACGCACTCAACCGGATGGGATAA
- a CDS encoding TlpA family protein disulfide reductase, which produces MELNTMEPNPTWSPAGYEDAVAALGQDGLTFKVWGGDWCKDCRHQLPDFAAALREAGVPEERIKEFPVEKNDDGSKRGPQVEEYGIELIPTIVVEKDGEEVARYVEDEPVPATAYLGERLEEVEQTA; this is translated from the coding sequence ATGGAACTGAACACGATGGAGCCGAACCCGACGTGGAGTCCCGCGGGCTACGAAGACGCCGTCGCCGCGCTCGGGCAGGATGGGTTGACGTTCAAAGTCTGGGGCGGCGACTGGTGCAAGGACTGTCGCCACCAACTACCCGACTTCGCCGCGGCGCTCCGGGAGGCGGGCGTCCCCGAGGAGCGAATTAAGGAGTTCCCCGTCGAGAAGAACGACGACGGCAGCAAGCGCGGTCCGCAGGTCGAGGAGTACGGCATCGAGTTGATTCCGACCATCGTGGTAGAGAAGGACGGCGAAGAGGTGGCGCGGTACGTCGAAGACGAGCCGGTTCCGGCGACGGCGTACCTCGGTGAGCGACTCGAAGAAGTCGAACAGACCGCGTAA
- a CDS encoding acyltransferase: protein MTDAESRHDRLTRHPTPGPRNSLQSWTDARSPLVVARNYAAIVAARVSPSLRLKNWLLRRIGVTVGDGVSWGLESTPDVFWPDLVTVEDHAIVGYDATLLCHEFLQDEYRTGEVVVGERAMIGAGAVVLPGVRIGAGAQVAANSLVADDVPPGATVAGVPAEIVSRSGVGDDATKEENESDESKERESGDDSQS, encoded by the coding sequence GTGACGGACGCAGAATCACGGCACGACCGACTCACGAGACATCCCACGCCGGGACCGCGCAACTCCCTCCAGTCGTGGACGGACGCGCGCTCACCGCTCGTCGTCGCTCGCAACTACGCTGCCATCGTCGCCGCGCGCGTTTCGCCGAGCCTTCGGCTCAAAAACTGGCTCCTCCGACGCATCGGCGTCACCGTCGGCGACGGCGTCTCGTGGGGGTTGGAGTCGACGCCGGACGTGTTCTGGCCCGATCTCGTAACGGTCGAAGACCACGCCATCGTCGGCTACGACGCGACGCTTCTCTGCCACGAGTTCCTCCAAGACGAGTATCGAACGGGTGAGGTCGTCGTCGGCGAACGGGCGATGATCGGCGCCGGTGCGGTCGTCCTGCCGGGCGTTCGCATCGGTGCGGGCGCGCAGGTGGCGGCGAACTCGCTCGTCGCCGACGACGTCCCGCCCGGGGCCACGGTCGCCGGGGTGCCCGCGGAAATCGTCTCGCGGAGCGGCGTCGGTGACGACGCGACGAAAGAAGAGAACGAGTCAGACGAATCGAAGGAGCGTGAGTCCGGAGACGACAGTCAGTCGTAG